In a genomic window of Vicinamibacterales bacterium:
- a CDS encoding ATP-dependent helicase C-terminal domain-containing protein, which produces MALERTPLTPLPIDPHLPAVTAALGQQRALVLVADPGAGKTTRVPPAILAAGRVLVLQPRRVAVRAVTARIAAERGWTVGREIGWQMRFDRRLAADTPLVVVTEGILTARLQQDPLLSDVTTVVLDEFHERSIHADLGLALVRQAWLARDDLRILVMSATIDPVPVARFLGDCPVLTVGAARHPLAIEYAPGEDVPAAVRQVWPRSTGQVLCFLPGRREIDRAAEALAADSGDRDVVRLHGSLDAAAQDDALTPGSRRRVILATNIAETSLTVPGVATVVDAGLVKVARYDAGRGIDALVTERVTADSADQRAGRAARLGPGLVRRLWDRCDRLRPSREPDIARIDLAGPVLDLLAWGADPWTFEWFEAPPEHALAAAVRLLARLGATSGDDRRPVLTDLGRRLHRLPAHPRLARILVEGGGAPNVAAACALLSDRRGDAPGGAATTSCDLLPALDRFDREPQERRQLARALAHAAGAASDARPVGEAVLRRAIYAGYGDRLARRRPGSPDKVVLASGHGAVMGGESGVRDGEFLVALDVSAAARAGVAEARVRLASRVEPEWIVPTGVTVAHRLDDATGRVKALEIATVDALVVRERPVPVDPAAAAALLADAWLARPRDPAATALTRRLAFAALDVDLPSIVRLAAHAADRVDAIDPAAHLPREIARRLAELAPESIPVPSGRRAPVEYRDDGTVVASVKLQELFGLADTPTLGPRRVPVTFALLAPNGRPVQMTRDLRSFWHGAYQEIRGELRGRYPKHPWPEDPWTATPTHRTTRGAERAGQKPRR; this is translated from the coding sequence GTGGCGCTGGAGCGGACGCCCCTGACGCCCCTTCCGATCGATCCGCACCTGCCGGCCGTGACGGCCGCCCTGGGCCAGCAGCGCGCCCTGGTGCTCGTCGCCGATCCGGGCGCGGGCAAGACCACGCGGGTGCCGCCCGCGATCCTCGCGGCCGGCCGCGTGCTGGTGCTGCAGCCCCGCCGCGTGGCCGTGCGCGCGGTGACGGCGCGCATCGCCGCCGAGCGCGGCTGGACGGTCGGCCGTGAGATCGGCTGGCAGATGCGATTCGACCGGCGGCTGGCCGCCGACACGCCCCTCGTGGTGGTGACCGAAGGCATCCTCACGGCGCGCCTCCAGCAGGACCCGCTGCTGTCCGACGTCACGACCGTCGTCCTCGACGAGTTCCACGAGCGCAGCATCCACGCCGACCTGGGCCTGGCGCTCGTCCGGCAGGCCTGGCTGGCGCGGGACGACCTGCGGATCCTGGTGATGTCGGCCACGATCGATCCGGTGCCCGTCGCGCGGTTCCTCGGCGACTGCCCCGTCCTCACCGTGGGCGCCGCGCGGCATCCCCTGGCCATCGAGTACGCGCCCGGCGAGGACGTGCCCGCCGCGGTCCGGCAGGTGTGGCCGCGCTCCACGGGCCAAGTGCTCTGCTTCCTGCCCGGACGGCGCGAGATCGATCGCGCGGCCGAGGCCCTCGCCGCCGACTCCGGGGATCGGGACGTGGTGCGGCTCCACGGCTCGCTCGACGCGGCGGCCCAGGACGACGCCCTGACGCCGGGGTCCCGGCGGCGCGTGATCCTGGCCACGAACATCGCCGAGACGTCGCTGACGGTGCCCGGCGTCGCCACGGTGGTGGACGCCGGCCTGGTGAAGGTCGCGCGCTACGACGCCGGTCGCGGCATCGACGCGCTCGTGACGGAGCGGGTCACGGCCGACAGCGCGGATCAGCGGGCGGGCCGGGCGGCGCGCCTCGGCCCCGGGCTGGTGCGGCGCCTGTGGGACAGGTGCGATCGCCTGCGCCCGTCGCGAGAGCCCGACATCGCACGCATCGATCTCGCCGGCCCCGTGCTGGATCTCCTGGCGTGGGGCGCCGACCCGTGGACCTTCGAGTGGTTCGAGGCGCCGCCGGAGCACGCGCTGGCCGCCGCGGTGCGCCTCCTGGCGAGGCTCGGCGCCACGAGCGGAGACGACCGGCGGCCCGTGCTCACCGATCTGGGCCGCCGTCTGCACCGGCTGCCGGCGCACCCGCGGCTGGCGCGGATCCTCGTCGAGGGCGGCGGGGCGCCGAACGTCGCGGCGGCGTGCGCGCTCCTCTCCGACCGCCGCGGCGACGCGCCCGGCGGCGCGGCCACGACGTCGTGCGATCTCCTCCCGGCGCTGGATCGCTTCGACCGCGAGCCGCAGGAGCGGCGGCAGCTGGCCCGGGCCCTGGCCCACGCGGCCGGAGCGGCCTCCGACGCACGGCCCGTCGGGGAGGCGGTCCTCCGCCGCGCGATCTACGCCGGCTACGGCGATCGGCTGGCCCGGCGCCGTCCCGGCAGCCCGGACAAGGTGGTGCTGGCGTCGGGCCACGGCGCGGTGATGGGCGGCGAGTCGGGCGTCCGCGACGGGGAGTTCCTGGTGGCCTTGGACGTGAGCGCCGCCGCCCGGGCCGGCGTGGCCGAGGCGCGCGTGCGCCTGGCGTCGCGGGTGGAACCCGAGTGGATCGTCCCCACCGGCGTCACGGTCGCGCACCGCCTGGACGACGCGACGGGCCGCGTGAAGGCCCTGGAGATCGCCACCGTGGACGCCCTGGTGGTGCGCGAGCGCCCGGTGCCCGTCGATCCCGCGGCGGCGGCCGCGCTCCTGGCCGACGCGTGGCTGGCGCGCCCGCGCGATCCCGCCGCGACGGCCCTCACCCGCCGGCTCGCCTTCGCGGCGCTCGACGTCGACCTGCCCTCGATCGTGCGGCTCGCGGCCCACGCGGCCGATCGCGTGGACGCCATCGACCCGGCCGCGCACCTGCCGCGCGAGATCGCGCGGCGGCTGGCGGAGCTGGCGCCCGAGTCGATCCCGGTGCCGAGCGGCCGGCGCGCGCCGGTCGAGTACCGTGACGACGGCACGGTGGTCGCGTCCGTGAAGCTGCAGGAGCTCTTCGGCCTGGCCGACACGCCCACGCTCGGGCCGCGCCGCGTGCCCGTGACCTTCGCGCTCCTCGCGCCGAACGGCCGGCCGGTGCAGATGACGCGCGACCTCCGCAGCTTCTGGCACGGCGCCTACCAGGAGATTCGCGGGGAGTTGCGCGGCCGCTATCCGAAGCACCCGTGGCCGGAGGATCCGTGGACGGCCACGCCCACGCACCGCACGACCCGCGGCGCGGAACGGGCGGGACAGAAGCCGAGGCGTTGA
- a CDS encoding S9 family peptidase — protein sequence MTPIAPPIRRGRTAALGAAAAALVLAALPAAAQAPDRTALDRQLGRIFQDGAFAPPSFGPARWMADGTAYTTVEPAASGGGSDLVRYDAASGARTVLVAAARFVPAGRTAPLDLADYAWSDDGRRLLVFTNTQRVWRQHTRGDYWVLDLDGGRLRQLGGDAPASTLMFAKFSPDGTRVAYVRANDLYVERVDGGRITRLTTTGSETIVNGTSDWVYEEELGVRDGFRWSPDGRRIAYWQFDTSGVGIFTLLNNTDTLYPVVTRIPYPKPGSTNSAARIGVVAADGGTTTWMATPDDPRNSYLARLEWHDASTLAIQQLNRLQNQQDLLTADATTGAVTRVFRDRSEAWVNVVDRVHWVDQGRKFLWTSERDGWRHVYLAAADGGATAPVTRFEGDVLQLLGPDATDGWTYFTASPDDPKASYLYRARLDGRGAPERLTPADQPGSHTYRLAPGGRLAFHTYSRFDVPPVVDVIELPSHRVLRTLTDPSALRAALAPIVQPPVEFFTVEIGEGLSMDGWMLKPSTFDPAKRYPLLVYVYGEPASQTVVDRWQGNTGLFHRALAEAGYVVVSMDNRGTPAPKGAAWRQSVYGAVGDLSSKDQAAGVRALLARHPFLDPARVGVWGWSGGGSNTLNAMFRFPDVFSVGVSVAPVPDQTLYDTIYQERYMGLPDANAAGYRLGSPIHFAEGLRGDLLVIHGSGDDNVHVQGTERLVNRLVELGKPFDLMIYPNRTHAIAEGPGTTVHVYRKIAKYFVDHLPPGPR from the coding sequence ATGACGCCCATCGCTCCACCGATCCGCCGAGGGCGGACGGCCGCCCTCGGCGCGGCCGCGGCCGCGCTGGTCCTGGCGGCCCTGCCGGCCGCCGCCCAGGCCCCCGACCGGACGGCCCTCGACCGGCAGCTCGGCCGGATCTTCCAGGACGGCGCCTTCGCGCCGCCGTCGTTCGGCCCCGCGCGCTGGATGGCCGACGGCACCGCCTACACCACGGTGGAACCGGCCGCGAGCGGCGGCGGCTCCGACCTGGTTCGCTACGACGCGGCCAGCGGCGCGCGGACGGTGCTGGTCGCGGCCGCCCGGTTCGTGCCCGCCGGACGCACCGCGCCGCTCGACCTCGCCGACTACGCCTGGTCGGACGACGGCCGCCGCCTGCTCGTCTTCACGAACACCCAACGCGTGTGGCGGCAGCACACGCGCGGCGACTACTGGGTGCTGGATCTCGACGGCGGCCGCCTCCGGCAGCTCGGCGGCGACGCCCCGGCCTCCACGCTGATGTTCGCCAAGTTCTCGCCCGACGGCACGCGCGTGGCCTACGTGCGCGCGAACGACCTCTACGTCGAGCGCGTGGACGGCGGGCGGATCACGCGGCTGACCACCACGGGCAGCGAGACGATCGTGAACGGGACGTCGGACTGGGTCTACGAGGAGGAGCTGGGCGTCCGCGACGGGTTCCGCTGGAGCCCCGACGGCCGGCGCATCGCGTACTGGCAGTTCGACACGTCGGGCGTTGGCATCTTCACGCTCCTGAACAACACCGACACGCTGTATCCGGTCGTCACCCGCATCCCCTACCCGAAACCCGGATCGACCAATTCCGCAGCGCGCATCGGCGTCGTGGCCGCCGACGGCGGCACCACCACGTGGATGGCGACGCCGGACGACCCGCGCAACAGCTACCTGGCGCGGCTCGAGTGGCACGACGCGTCCACGCTCGCCATCCAGCAGCTCAACCGCCTGCAGAACCAGCAGGATCTCCTGACGGCCGACGCCACGACCGGCGCGGTCACCCGCGTGTTCCGCGATCGCAGCGAGGCCTGGGTGAACGTCGTGGACCGCGTCCACTGGGTGGACCAGGGCCGGAAGTTCCTGTGGACGAGCGAGCGCGACGGCTGGCGGCACGTCTACCTCGCCGCGGCGGACGGCGGCGCGACGGCGCCGGTCACGCGCTTCGAGGGCGACGTTCTTCAGCTGCTCGGGCCGGACGCCACCGACGGGTGGACCTACTTCACGGCCTCGCCCGACGACCCCAAGGCCAGCTATCTCTACCGCGCCCGACTCGACGGGCGCGGCGCCCCCGAGCGCCTGACGCCGGCGGACCAGCCCGGCTCGCACACCTACCGGCTGGCACCGGGCGGACGGCTGGCGTTCCACACCTACTCGCGCTTCGACGTGCCGCCCGTCGTGGACGTGATCGAGCTGCCGTCCCACCGCGTGCTGCGCACGCTCACCGATCCGTCGGCCCTCAGGGCGGCCCTCGCTCCGATCGTCCAGCCGCCGGTCGAGTTCTTCACCGTGGAGATCGGCGAGGGACTCTCGATGGACGGCTGGATGCTGAAGCCGTCCACGTTCGATCCCGCGAAGCGCTACCCGCTGCTCGTCTACGTGTACGGCGAACCGGCGAGCCAGACCGTGGTGGACCGATGGCAGGGCAACACGGGCCTCTTCCACCGCGCGCTGGCCGAGGCCGGCTACGTGGTGGTGAGCATGGACAACCGCGGCACGCCGGCACCCAAGGGCGCCGCCTGGCGGCAGTCGGTCTACGGCGCGGTGGGCGATCTGTCGTCGAAGGACCAGGCCGCCGGGGTCCGGGCGCTCCTGGCGCGGCACCCGTTCCTCGATCCGGCGCGCGTCGGCGTGTGGGGCTGGAGCGGTGGCGGATCGAACACGCTGAATGCCATGTTCCGCTTCCCCGACGTCTTCTCGGTGGGCGTGTCGGTGGCGCCGGTACCGGACCAGACGCTCTACGACACCATCTACCAGGAACGCTACATGGGCCTGCCGGACGCGAACGCCGCCGGCTACCGCCTGGGCTCGCCCATCCACTTCGCGGAAGGCCTGCGGGGCGATCTGCTCGTGATCCACGGCTCCGGCGACGACAACGTGCACGTGCAGGGCACCGAGCGGCTGGTGAACCGGCTCGTGGAGCTCGGCAAGCCGTTCGACCTGATGATCTACCCGAATCGCACGCACGCGATCGCCGAGGGGCCCGGCACGACCGTGCACGTCTACCGGAAGATCGCGAAGTACTTCGTCGATCACCTGCCGCCGGGCCCCCGATGA
- a CDS encoding response regulator transcription factor, which yields MATALRVFVDAASPETRRRLVLEAERAGWRVVSRPDDAEAVLTAPAATPSNVAAPDAGEDDAVRPHEALTPREQDVLALLAEGAGNREIASRLGVTEHTVKFHLGAIFGKLGATTRTEAVRRAIRAGWVAL from the coding sequence CGTGTTCGTGGACGCCGCGTCGCCCGAGACGCGGCGGCGGCTCGTCCTCGAGGCGGAGCGCGCCGGGTGGCGGGTGGTGTCTCGGCCGGACGACGCGGAGGCCGTGCTGACCGCGCCGGCCGCCACGCCCTCGAACGTCGCGGCACCGGACGCCGGCGAGGACGACGCGGTCCGCCCCCACGAGGCGCTCACCCCGCGTGAGCAGGACGTGCTGGCGCTCCTGGCCGAGGGCGCGGGCAATCGCGAGATCGCGAGCCGCCTGGGCGTGACCGAACACACGGTGAAGTTCCACCTGGGCGCGATCTTCGGGAAGCTTGGCGCGACGACCCGGACCGAGGCCGTGCGCCGGGCCATTCGCGCCGGCTGGGTGGCGCTGTAG
- a CDS encoding ATP-binding cassette domain-containing protein → MPLLTFDHLHHAYGHLPLLDDVSLAIEPGERTALIGRNGTGKSTLLKIVSGEIAPDKGVVWRGPATRVARLEQDVPLDTHDSVFDVVAQGLGDLSTLVAAYHHAAVDVAHGVDGALERMGRLQHELEEKDGWTLEQRVELVLTRLDLPADAPVDTLSGGWRRRVLLAQALVASPDVLLLDEPTNHLDIEAIEWLETFLASYAGAVLFVTHDRAFLERLATRVIELDRGRLTSWPGDYATFLRKKEEWLANQAIAEQKFDKKLAEEEAWLRRGIKARRTRDEGRKLRLLEMRKERAARRAQMGTVALSIEQAETSGRLVFAVEGLSKAFDGTPVVAGFSTRVMRGDRIGLIGPNGAGKTTLLRLLLGDLAPDAGTVERGANVQIAYYDQQREQLDPERTVVDTVGDGNDRVTVGGRVRHVHGYLEDFLFSRERARSPVKALSGGERNRLLLARLLTRPANVLVLDEPTNDLDLETLELLEAQLVEWPGTLLLVSHDRRFLDHVVTSTLAFEGHGTIVEYVGGYEDWLRQRPAAVVDPPPAASPARRDLPPAPAAGPDAPAPASAAPRKATNKERLEREALPARIDALESEQRRLTADIHAPDFYKKPAAEIHAVMARLEALPGEILAAYARWEELDALR, encoded by the coding sequence GTGCCCCTCCTGACGTTCGACCATCTCCACCACGCCTACGGCCACCTGCCCCTGCTCGACGACGTGTCGCTGGCCATCGAGCCCGGCGAGCGGACGGCCCTCATCGGCCGGAACGGCACCGGCAAGTCCACGCTGCTGAAGATCGTGAGCGGCGAGATCGCGCCCGACAAGGGCGTCGTGTGGCGCGGGCCGGCGACGCGGGTGGCGCGGCTCGAACAGGACGTGCCGCTGGACACGCACGACAGCGTCTTCGATGTCGTCGCCCAGGGCCTCGGGGATCTGAGCACGCTCGTCGCGGCCTATCATCACGCCGCCGTGGACGTGGCCCACGGCGTGGACGGCGCGCTGGAGCGCATGGGCCGGCTCCAGCACGAGCTCGAAGAGAAGGACGGCTGGACGCTGGAGCAGCGCGTCGAACTCGTCCTCACGCGGCTGGACCTGCCCGCCGACGCCCCCGTGGACACACTCTCGGGCGGCTGGCGTCGGCGCGTGCTCCTCGCACAGGCGCTCGTGGCCTCGCCGGACGTGCTGCTCCTGGACGAGCCCACGAACCACCTGGACATCGAGGCCATCGAGTGGCTCGAGACGTTCCTGGCCTCCTACGCGGGCGCGGTGCTCTTCGTCACGCACGACCGCGCGTTCCTGGAGCGGCTCGCCACGCGGGTCATCGAGCTGGATCGCGGGCGCCTCACCTCCTGGCCCGGCGACTACGCCACGTTCCTCAGGAAGAAGGAGGAGTGGCTCGCCAACCAGGCCATCGCCGAGCAGAAGTTCGACAAGAAGCTCGCCGAGGAGGAAGCCTGGCTGCGCCGTGGGATCAAGGCGCGCCGCACGCGCGATGAGGGCCGGAAGCTGCGCCTGCTGGAGATGCGCAAGGAGCGCGCGGCCCGGCGGGCGCAGATGGGCACGGTGGCCCTCTCGATCGAGCAGGCGGAGACGTCGGGCCGTCTCGTGTTCGCCGTGGAAGGCCTCTCGAAAGCCTTCGACGGAACGCCGGTCGTCGCGGGCTTCTCCACGCGCGTGATGCGCGGAGACCGGATCGGCCTCATCGGCCCGAACGGCGCCGGCAAGACCACGCTGCTCCGCCTGCTCCTGGGCGACCTGGCGCCGGACGCCGGCACGGTGGAGCGCGGCGCCAACGTGCAGATCGCCTACTACGACCAGCAGCGCGAGCAGCTCGATCCCGAGCGCACGGTCGTGGACACGGTGGGCGACGGCAACGACCGGGTGACCGTCGGGGGGCGTGTCCGGCACGTCCACGGCTACCTGGAGGACTTCCTGTTCTCGCGCGAGCGGGCGCGATCGCCGGTGAAGGCGCTGTCCGGAGGCGAGCGGAACCGCCTGCTCCTGGCGCGCCTCCTGACGCGGCCCGCCAACGTGCTGGTGCTGGACGAGCCCACGAACGACCTCGATCTCGAGACGCTCGAACTGCTCGAGGCGCAACTGGTCGAGTGGCCGGGCACGCTCCTGCTGGTCAGCCACGATCGGCGGTTCCTGGACCACGTGGTGACGAGCACGCTCGCCTTCGAGGGGCACGGGACGATCGTCGAGTACGTGGGCGGCTACGAGGACTGGCTGCGCCAGCGCCCGGCCGCGGTCGTGGACCCGCCCCCGGCGGCGTCCCCCGCGCGCAGGGACCTGCCGCCGGCCCCGGCGGCAGGTCCGGACGCGCCGGCGCCCGCGTCGGCGGCACCACGCAAGGCCACGAACAAGGAGCGGCTGGAGCGCGAGGCCCTGCCGGCCAGAATCGACGCGCTCGAGAGCGAGCAGCGCCGCCTCACCGCTGATATCCACGCGCCGGACTTCTACAAGAAGCCGGCGGCCGAGATTCACGCGGTCATGGCCCGCCTGGAGGCGCTGCCCGGCGAGATCCTGGCCGCGTACGCCCGCTGGGAGGAGCTGGATGCCCTCCGCTGA
- a CDS encoding DUF6714 family protein, whose protein sequence is MNDHLDRLEAHIREAFRDTPAPDPADLRSGNEGDEPFLLEAEFRHVPAWQEVDAAFIDRAPDGFGSALAFFSSAAFRYYLPAYLVADLRGRLRQAEPLFYLWHGLLDAQRHTPVNERRYGSWTWFEAISDRFRAFTPAEAAAIVAYLRFKADHDELGLDRPKIAEALRNYWLTDRT, encoded by the coding sequence GTGAACGACCACCTGGACCGGCTCGAAGCCCACATCCGCGAGGCCTTTCGGGACACGCCTGCCCCTGACCCCGCGGATCTGCGCAGCGGGAACGAGGGCGACGAGCCGTTCCTGCTCGAGGCGGAGTTCCGGCACGTCCCGGCCTGGCAGGAGGTGGACGCCGCCTTCATCGACCGGGCACCGGATGGCTTCGGCTCGGCACTGGCGTTCTTCTCGAGCGCCGCGTTCCGCTACTACCTGCCGGCGTACCTGGTGGCGGACCTGCGGGGCCGGTTGCGTCAGGCCGAACCGCTCTTCTACCTGTGGCACGGACTGCTCGATGCCCAGCGCCACACACCCGTGAACGAACGCCGCTACGGGAGCTGGACGTGGTTCGAGGCCATCTCCGACCGCTTCCGCGCCTTCACGCCGGCCGAGGCGGCAGCCATCGTCGCGTACCTGCGCTTCAAGGCCGACCACGACGAGCTCGGGCTCGACCGGCCGAAGATCGCCGAGGCGCTCCGGAACTACTGGCTCACCGATCGGACGTAG
- a CDS encoding multicopper oxidase family protein → MRHDTLTRSLLASAALAALSFAALGVAPANAQVPSYAPAGWTDGVKLPEAEDTNPDPNIVEVTLTAKIAEVEVSPGKTVKAWTYNGVLPGPLIKGKVGDRLIVHLKNELDQPTTIHWHGIRLPIEMDGVPDITQPAVKKGETFTYDFILRDASLYWYHPHYESAAQVGYGLYGPLLVEDPNDGVGVPDTVTIVLSDIGFDSSGTLEPADSGGSAGMVFGREGAYVLVNGRTRPTIRARSGAPQRWRIANMAKSRFFYLDLDGQEFTVIGEDGGLQESPTKTGILLVTSGERKDVIVRPTGKPGSELTLRAMLYNRGYGSIEYRSVEDIMTVALSPEPTVTDVKLPEIHRTLVPPPTAGATPVPMVFTLPPQEAGKSEFRINGVPYWKAKPFQAKLGETQLWTVQNDTDWDHPFHLHGYFFMVVDEKGEPLRPMVWKDTVNIPMKTTARILVTFDERPGTWMIHCHILDHAEGGLMGTVQVGPGEPVAHTHAPPKKP, encoded by the coding sequence ATGCGCCACGACACCCTGACCCGTTCCCTGCTCGCGTCGGCCGCCCTCGCCGCGCTGAGCTTCGCCGCCCTGGGGGTCGCGCCGGCCAACGCCCAGGTGCCGTCGTATGCCCCCGCGGGTTGGACCGACGGCGTGAAGCTTCCCGAGGCCGAAGACACCAATCCCGACCCGAACATCGTCGAGGTCACGCTCACCGCCAAGATCGCCGAGGTGGAGGTGTCGCCCGGCAAGACGGTCAAGGCCTGGACCTACAACGGCGTCCTGCCGGGCCCCCTCATCAAGGGGAAGGTGGGCGACCGCCTCATCGTCCACCTGAAGAACGAGCTGGATCAGCCCACCACCATCCACTGGCACGGCATCCGGCTGCCGATCGAGATGGACGGCGTCCCCGACATCACGCAGCCTGCCGTCAAGAAGGGCGAGACGTTCACCTACGACTTCATCCTGCGCGACGCCTCCTTGTACTGGTACCACCCGCACTACGAGTCGGCCGCGCAAGTCGGCTACGGGCTGTACGGGCCGTTGCTCGTGGAGGACCCGAACGACGGCGTCGGCGTGCCCGACACGGTGACGATCGTGCTGAGCGACATCGGGTTCGACAGCAGCGGGACGCTGGAGCCCGCCGACAGCGGCGGGTCGGCTGGCATGGTGTTCGGGCGCGAGGGCGCCTACGTGCTGGTGAACGGCCGCACGCGGCCCACGATCCGCGCCCGCTCCGGCGCCCCGCAGCGGTGGCGGATCGCGAACATGGCGAAGAGCCGCTTCTTCTACCTGGACCTGGACGGCCAGGAGTTCACGGTGATTGGCGAGGACGGCGGCCTGCAGGAATCCCCCACGAAGACGGGCATCCTGCTCGTGACCTCGGGCGAGCGCAAGGACGTGATCGTCCGCCCCACCGGCAAGCCCGGCTCGGAGCTCACGCTGCGGGCCATGCTCTACAACCGCGGCTACGGCTCGATCGAGTACCGCAGCGTCGAGGACATCATGACGGTGGCCCTCTCGCCGGAGCCGACCGTCACGGACGTGAAGCTCCCCGAGATCCACCGCACGCTCGTCCCGCCGCCCACCGCGGGCGCCACGCCGGTGCCGATGGTGTTCACGCTGCCGCCGCAGGAAGCCGGCAAGTCCGAGTTCAGGATCAACGGCGTGCCCTACTGGAAGGCCAAGCCGTTCCAGGCCAAGCTGGGCGAGACGCAGCTGTGGACGGTGCAGAACGACACGGACTGGGACCACCCGTTCCACCTGCACGGCTACTTCTTCATGGTGGTGGACGAGAAGGGCGAGCCGCTCCGGCCCATGGTGTGGAAGGACACGGTCAACATCCCGATGAAGACCACGGCGCGCATCCTGGTGACGTTCGACGAGCGCCCGGGCACGTGGATGATTCACTGCCACATCCTGGACCACGCCGAAGGCGGGCTGATGGGCACCGTGCAGGTGGGTCCCGGCGAACCCGTCGCGCACACGCACGCGCCGCCGAAGAAGCCCTGA
- a CDS encoding nuclear transport factor 2 family protein, with amino-acid sequence MTRRQALSATTALAITGAAAPAAADDQAVIRMLDDFAAAWNRHDVDALMACMAADCAFETSSGPDVTGSRHVGPAAVRAAFADVFETYPDAQWNHPRHFVAGHRAVSEWTFTGTTKAGRRVEVNGCDVFTLKDGKIALKNSYRKQRA; translated from the coding sequence ATGACCCGACGACAGGCGCTCTCGGCCACCACCGCACTCGCGATCACGGGCGCCGCCGCCCCCGCCGCGGCCGACGACCAGGCCGTGATCAGGATGCTCGACGATTTCGCCGCCGCCTGGAACCGCCACGACGTGGACGCGCTGATGGCCTGCATGGCCGCCGACTGCGCGTTCGAGACCTCGTCCGGTCCCGACGTCACGGGCTCGCGGCACGTCGGCCCGGCCGCGGTGCGCGCGGCGTTCGCGGACGTCTTCGAGACCTATCCGGACGCGCAGTGGAACCACCCGCGCCATTTCGTGGCCGGCCACCGCGCCGTCAGCGAGTGGACGTTCACGGGCACCACGAAAGCGGGGCGGCGCGTGGAAGTGAACGGCTGCGACGTCTTCACCCTGAAAGACGGGAAGATCGCGCTGAAGAACTCGTATCGCAAGCAGCGCGCGTGA